CAGGCGGGAGTCGTCTTGCCTTCCTTAGCACGAGCGGATAAGTATTGGCCATCGAAGCATACAAACCTATTAGAGCCAGCACTGATTTGGGCACTGTCCCCAGCAATTATTTTTGCCAACACATCATCACAGCAACGAGCGCTTAGGTATTTATCCAGATCATTCACATGCAACCACTCGTAGAGCGCTCTTCGGTAAAGCGCTATAGGCTTCCCCTGAAGAGGAGCTAGATTTAAAGGCTCGGCAGGTTTTGTGGGCCATGCAATTAATTCATGCAACCATGATTGCAAGGCGGAATCATCCTCCTCAAGCAGCTGGCGAGAACGACCTATATTTTTTAACGCATCCCCCGGCGGCAGTTTATTAAACTGAGGTAAGATACGATGGCGAACAATGTTTCTAGTATAAGCGAGCCCTTGATTGGAAGAATCCTCCCGCCAAGGAATATTATATTCGAGACAAGCGCTTTTAATATCCTCTTTGCTGAGATTGAGCAAAGGACGCAAATGAACATAACCATCATTAAAGCAATGTACCGGACGAGGAGCCGCGAGGCCGGCTGTACCACTACCGCGCGCCAAACGCATGAGCATCGTTTCAGCAACATCCTCCCGGTGGTGCCCAAAAAGCAAAACATGCCCGCCAAAACGCTTAATTTTCTCATGAAAGAAAGTATGCCGAAGCGCTCTCAAATCCGCTTCACTAGGATCCTGCAGCTGTTTGTTATTCCTTTCTGAATGAAATTGAAGCCCAAGACGAGCTGCCCAATCCCGCACAAACGCTTCATCCTCATCTGATTCCTTGCCCCTAAGCCCATGGTTATAGTGAAGGA
This window of the Verrucomicrobia bacterium CG1_02_43_26 genome carries:
- a CDS encoding tRNA lysidine(34) synthetase TilS; translated protein: MSLANKSDVNDIVLNLVRRFPQGALHSDVLDWFDREGAGIPLGIACSGGVDSMALLFLLYGHFRNHRAQFIVLHYNHGLRGKESDEDEAFVRDWAARLGLQFHSERNNKQLQDPSEADLRALRHTFFHEKIKRFGGHVLLFGHHREDVAETMLMRLARGSGTAGLAAPRPVHCFNDGYVHLRPLLNLSKEDIKSACLEYNIPWREDSSNQGLAYTRNIVRHRILPQFNKLPPGDALKNIGRSRQLLEEDDSALQSWLHELIAWPTKPAEPLNLAPLQGKPIALYRRALYEWLHVNDLDKYLSARCCDDVLAKIIAGDSAQISAGSNRFVCFDGQYLSARAKEGKTTPAWKEVTLHPGLTEVDLPGSGRVRIETVEVTEVLWSNIKAGLVDPREEAFIIVNEADFPLLLRPWSPGDKYQPLGAPGKRKLQDLFTDKKIPPAHRALLPVFVSSSGQILWVPGFPPVEEKKLFRDSGTALRLTYQTF